In Candidatus Methylomirabilota bacterium, a single window of DNA contains:
- a CDS encoding methylmalonyl-CoA mutase family protein, whose product MTPEEKKQLPEGKKLEDARRAWEARTLKPALDKTPDRPSLFAGSDGAPMERLFTPEHTAAQDYVRDLGFPGEFPYTRGVQPTMFRGRLWTMRQYAGFGSAAETNQRYRYLLGQGQTGLSVAFDLPTQMGYDADHAMARSEVGKVGVSIGSVEDMAELFAGIPLDRVSTSMTINATAAILLCLYIAVAEGQGIPAEQLSGTVQNDILKEYIARGTYIYPPGPSMRLVTDMFAFCKDRVPRWNTISISGYHVREAGCTAAQEVGFTLANAVAYVTAAQAAGLRVDEFAPQLSFFFNAHNHLLEEIAKFRAARRLWARLMTERFGARDPRSGMLRFHAQTAGSMLTAQQPENNIVRVTVQALAAILGGCQSLHTNSMDEALALPTESAVRTALRTQQVLACESGVADTVDPLGGSFAVEALTRRIEEEAETYIAKIDGLGGSVSAIAFMQREIQESAYRYQQEIESKARIVVGVNDFVMDEAPPGHLFEVNPAVGQAMAERIGRLRAARDAAAAARALEAIDRAARGRDNLMPLILAAVQARVTLGEICDTLRAVFGVHQPSVVF is encoded by the coding sequence ATGACGCCCGAAGAGAAGAAGCAGCTCCCCGAAGGCAAGAAGCTCGAGGACGCGCGGCGCGCGTGGGAGGCCCGGACGCTCAAGCCCGCCCTCGACAAGACGCCCGATCGACCCAGCCTCTTCGCGGGCTCCGACGGCGCGCCCATGGAGCGGCTCTTCACCCCGGAGCACACGGCCGCTCAGGACTACGTCCGCGATCTCGGCTTTCCCGGCGAGTTCCCGTATACCCGGGGCGTCCAGCCGACCATGTTCCGTGGCCGACTCTGGACCATGCGCCAGTATGCGGGCTTCGGCTCCGCGGCCGAGACCAATCAGCGCTACCGCTACCTGCTCGGGCAGGGGCAGACTGGGCTTTCCGTCGCCTTCGACCTGCCCACGCAAATGGGCTACGACGCGGACCACGCCATGGCCCGGAGCGAGGTCGGCAAGGTCGGCGTCTCCATCGGGAGCGTGGAGGACATGGCGGAGCTCTTCGCGGGCATCCCCCTCGACCGCGTCTCGACGTCGATGACCATCAATGCCACGGCCGCCATCCTGCTCTGCCTGTACATCGCGGTGGCCGAGGGGCAGGGGATCCCCGCCGAGCAGCTCTCGGGAACGGTGCAGAACGACATCCTGAAGGAATACATCGCGCGCGGCACGTACATCTATCCCCCAGGCCCCTCCATGCGGCTCGTCACCGACATGTTCGCCTTCTGCAAGGACCGGGTGCCGCGCTGGAACACGATTTCGATTTCGGGCTACCACGTGCGCGAGGCGGGGTGCACGGCCGCGCAGGAAGTGGGCTTCACCCTCGCCAATGCCGTCGCCTATGTCACGGCGGCCCAGGCGGCGGGGCTTCGCGTGGACGAGTTCGCCCCGCAGCTGTCCTTCTTCTTCAACGCGCACAACCACCTCCTGGAGGAGATCGCGAAGTTCCGGGCGGCGCGCCGCCTGTGGGCACGCCTCATGACCGAGCGCTTCGGGGCCCGCGATCCGCGCTCGGGCATGCTGCGCTTCCACGCCCAGACGGCCGGGAGCATGCTCACGGCCCAGCAGCCCGAGAACAATATCGTCCGCGTCACCGTGCAAGCCCTCGCCGCGATTCTCGGCGGCTGCCAGTCGCTCCACACCAACTCCATGGACGAGGCGCTGGCCCTGCCCACGGAAAGCGCGGTGCGGACGGCGTTGCGCACCCAGCAGGTTCTGGCCTGCGAGTCGGGGGTGGCCGACACCGTGGATCCGCTGGGCGGCTCCTTCGCCGTGGAGGCGCTCACGCGGCGCATCGAGGAGGAGGCGGAAACCTATATCGCCAAGATCGACGGACTCGGCGGCTCCGTCAGCGCCATCGCCTTCATGCAGCGCGAGATCCAGGAGTCGGCCTACCGCTACCAACAGGAGATCGAGTCCAAGGCGCGCATCGTGGTGGGCGTCAATGACTTCGTCATGGACGAAGCGCCGCCCGGTCATCTCTTCGAAGTCAACCCGGCCGTGGGCCAGGCCATGGCCGAGCGCATCGGGCGCCTGAGAGCCGCCCGCGACGCGGCGGCCGCCGCGCGGGCCCTCGAGGCCATAGACCGGGCCGCGCGCGGACGGGACAACTTGATGCCGCTCATCCTTGCCGCGGTGCAGGCGCGGGTGACCCTCGGCGAGATCTGCGACACCCTGCGGGCCGTCTTCGGTGTCCACCAGCCGTCCGTTGTCTTTTAG